The Sphingomonas sanguinis nucleotide sequence GTGGAGCAGTCGGATCCCCAACCGGCCCTCTAGCCGGGCGATCCGCTTGGACACCATGGCGGGCGACAGGTGCCAGAGCCGTGCCGCGCCCGCCAGGCTGCCCTCGCGGACGACATCGACGAATAGCGCAATATCGGGGTCCATTCGTTCCTCCAGCGACCGACAGCGCTTCGATTATGCCGGCTACCGGGACAAATGGCGATGCCCTATCATGCTCGTGATTACACAGGAGGAGAGTGTTCATGGCCCCGGAAAGCCAGATGATCGACCGTCACGGCCTGTCGGTCGCGCCCGCGCTCGTCCGGTTCATCGAGGAGCACGCATTGCCGGGTAGCGGCGTGCAACCCGACCGCTTTTGGACAGGTATGGCGGACCTCTTCGCCCGCTTCGTGCCCGAGAACGCGGCGTTGCTGCGTCGTCGCGACACGCTGCAAGCGCAGATCGACGACTGGTATCGCCACGGTGGCGCGCGGGATGGCGCGGCACAGCGCGCGTTCCTGACCGACATTGGCTATCTTGTTCCCGAGCCCGCCCCTTTCACCATTGCGCCGAGCGATGTCGATGAGGAAGTCGCGTCCCGCGCTGGGCCGCAACTGGTCGTGCCGATGCTCAATGCGCGCTTCCTTCTGAACGCCGCCAATGCGCGTTGGGGAAGCCTGTACGACGCGCTCTATGGCACCGATGCCATCGCGCCACTGTCGGGCGCGGCAGGCTATGACCCGGAGCGCGGGGCGGCGGTTATCCGCTGGGCGCGGGGTTTTTTGGACGAGGCTTTGCCGATTGCGGGAGGCTGGGACGGTGTCACCGACCTCGCGAGCGCCGTCGACCGGCTCGACGATCCGTCGCTGTTCCGGGGGCGCAGCGACAAGGGCTGGCTGTTCCGCCACCACGGCCTGCATATCGAGATCGTGGTCGATCCCAATCATCCGATCGGCCGCACCGACCCGGCGGGGATCGCTGATATCATGCTGGAGTCCGCGCTGACCACCATTTGCGACCTGGAGGACTCGGTCGCGGCGGTCGATGCCGAGGACAAAGTGGCGGGCTATGCAAACTGGCTGGGCCTGATCGACGGCAGCTTGTCGGCCGAGATCGACAAAGGCGGGCGTATGACGACCCGAACCTTGGCACCCGATCGCGAATATCGTGCGCCGGACGGGTCGCCCTTTACCTTGCCCGGACGCAGCCTGTTGTTCGTGCGCAATGTCGGTCATCTGATGACCACGCCCGCGCTGCGGCTGGCGGACGGCAGCGAAGCGCCGGAGGGCATATTGGACGCGATCGTGACCAGCCTGATCGCGATGCGGCGGGGTGGCTCGATCTATATCGTGAAGCCCAAGATGCACGGACCGGAAGAGGTCGCTTTCGCGAACCGCCTGTTGGATGCGGTCGAGGACGTGCTGGGCCTTGCCCGACATCGCATCAAGATCGGCGTCATGGACGAGGAACGGCGGACCTCCGCCAATCTCGCGGCCTGTATCCATGCGGTGAAGGACCGGATCGTCTTCATCAATACGGGTTTTCTCGACCGTACCGGCGACGAAATCCACACCGCGATGCTGGGCGGCCCCATGGTTCGCAAGGCGGCGATAAAGGAATGCGACTGGATCGCGGCCTATGAGGATCGCAACGTCCAGATCGGCCTGGCCTGCGGATTTTCGGGGCGGGCGCAGATCGGCAAGGGCATGTGGGCTGCGCCCGACCGGATGGCCGATATGCTGGCTCA carries:
- a CDS encoding malate synthase G codes for the protein MAPESQMIDRHGLSVAPALVRFIEEHALPGSGVQPDRFWTGMADLFARFVPENAALLRRRDTLQAQIDDWYRHGGARDGAAQRAFLTDIGYLVPEPAPFTIAPSDVDEEVASRAGPQLVVPMLNARFLLNAANARWGSLYDALYGTDAIAPLSGAAGYDPERGAAVIRWARGFLDEALPIAGGWDGVTDLASAVDRLDDPSLFRGRSDKGWLFRHHGLHIEIVVDPNHPIGRTDPAGIADIMLESALTTICDLEDSVAAVDAEDKVAGYANWLGLIDGSLSAEIDKGGRMTTRTLAPDREYRAPDGSPFTLPGRSLLFVRNVGHLMTTPALRLADGSEAPEGILDAIVTSLIAMRRGGSIYIVKPKMHGPEEVAFANRLLDAVEDVLGLARHRIKIGVMDEERRTSANLAACIHAVKDRIVFINTGFLDRTGDEIHTAMLGGPMVRKAAIKECDWIAAYEDRNVQIGLACGFSGRAQIGKGMWAAPDRMADMLAQKGAHPLSGASTAWVPSPTAATLHATHYHRIDVAARQAERAAEPVAALERLLTPPVAETPDWTPEEIAAELDNNAQGLLGYVVRWIDQGVGCSKVPDLHDIGLMEDRATLRISSQHIANWLHHGIVSADQVEAALTRMAAKVDAQNAGDRLYGPMAGDGLAMQAARALIFEGLAQPNGYTEPLLHRYRAKAKLEENA